In Rhodamnia argentea isolate NSW1041297 chromosome 1, ASM2092103v1, whole genome shotgun sequence, the genomic window TGTGCTATGTACCATGTGTAAGTTGCGAATCCTTGTTCCCTCTTTACACATCTCACCTCACTTCCCCCCGTAGGGGATTCAAACCCCCCACCTCCCTCTTCCGGATCAAAGTTGGAAAacccaattttgaagaaattatttgaaatacttTCCATGTTAGAGTTGGATTCCTAGTTTGAATCAACAAGTCACATTACAGCATATGAAAACAGAATTATATTAGATGATTAAATGCTAGAGCAATCGTAAACTCTGTACTCACCATATTCATAGTGGATTCTTAGTGGCTAGCTCTCTCTCTACGGGGCAAGTACAGATACTTGATATGAACCACATAAATCTCTGGTGTCCTTACCTTTACTCATGGATTTCTCTGATAATTTCTTCTTTCGCATTATTTTTGGATTGTAAGATCCCTTCGCTTTCGCATTGTTTCACAACATTCTTTTTCCAACTAGAAGTATAAGTAGTTCGAACATGATAATATGATGTTTAATCATCTGTGCTCCTAATATCCAATTGTTCCGAGCCAAAAAATACGAATTTTTTTCCCGATTTCAACAAGTTCAGGCGAGGGTTAAAAAACTGTCAGCCAAGATTTTCTGGCTCTTATGAAACTCTTAGTAGCGGCCTCTGGGGAAGCTTTTACGTCTTCTTTTCCTCTCACTAATTGCAGTTGGATAAGTTCGGCATTGGCATATGCAAAACGATACCATTCTATTGCCGCTTACCTAatgaatttcaaataattttgtttttcattccATGTCTAAATAAGAACACCTTTGAAGTTTGAACCTCTGCTTCAGACATCATCGCGGACGATAGTACATAAGCTTTGTATTCACAGTTTACTAAAATTAGAGCCGTATTGCAGTAAGTAAACTAAGTGACCGGACGATATAAAGCATAAGCTTCTTACATTTGCGATGGTGGAAGATAGATAATCACCTGCTCCGAAACGAGAACATCTTCGGCTTATCTGGTGATAAGGCTTCGATGTCTTGCGCCACCTTTGTGAATAGGCTCCCACGTTTCTCAACTCAACTAACAGCAGTTCAACTTTCAGAAAATTAACAATTCTGGTACCTAATCCTGCAGTCTTTCAGCTGAACTTGAGCTCCAATGCTGTATTCACACTGAGTATTAAGCTCGTCACATCGGTCAAGCAGGAAACGCAGTCCGGGTAGCTGAGTGCCCCCAAGGAGAATACGTGTTCCTATCtggtgatatttttttttagatgcaCATCCCCATGACATCTTCATGATAAATACATACTTTTGTTATCTCTTATGAAATCCTTTTTGAGCTTACACTTCTTTATCAAATTTATTCCAATATCCACTTTTGTTGATaaattttgtcatcataaaaaaaggagagattattAAGAAAACATTCcctctgaatattttgattctgacaaaactatccaTGTTCGGATAGAATCCGTATAATGTTTTGTTGCAGAATGAACAAGTGACCAGAAGCTTATATTGATCTAACTCTGACATTTTGGCTCAAGTAGAAGTAGTCATATATTTGCTTTGAGAAGTAGTTCGGATGGTGTATGTAATTGCCTCTAAAGGTCACTTCCGTCTAAAGCTTTACATGACTTATCAGGATGACTTTATTAAGGCTCAATGTCACTGTTCTAAAGTTTGTTTAGATTCAGATAGTCTCTACTTTTGAATACTACTTATGAATAACGTTCTAACTCTACAACTTCTTAAAGACAGATTCTCAAGACCCACTTTTAGCAGATTTCCGATGATGATGGTATTTTTATTGAAGTTTGcaatatttgattgacaagatatTTCTTCAATTGAATCAAAAGAGTATTTATGATTAGATATTACCTTCCGGTATTAAGTTTTGTGGATTatttgaattaactctacttTTGGAAACTAACGAtttaattgtatgggcgactgAATCTGAAGAGTTCAAACTCTACTTCAACGGCTACCATATCTTCTTAAGATACAGTCTCGTTTAATCACGATTGATGAtgtccaatcaatgattgaagagcgattCTTTGAAAATCTGTCCAACGTCTAGTTTGGAAGcaaatgagtataaaagaagaGCCATGGTGACTAGTAGGGGGAGTCAATGAACATGTAATTCAAAAGTGCTTGAGTTGTTCAGATTCATCTACTTACTCAAAAAATTCTTGAGTTTTGTGTGAGGCATTGTAAGAGCGAGCGAGAGTATCATCTCttgtaacctccattgatttattctagtggaatccaaccaatCGGCTATCatcgtgggagagtggacgtaggcctAACAAGCCGAACCATTATAAACTCAGCGtgcaatctctctttctctgaacTCTTGATATTTTGTTAGATCACATGCACGTTGTTTCACTGTTCTCATTTTGATTGGACTTGAAACTGTTTAATTCCGCGTTAAGTTTCATTTTGGTTCAGAAGCACCCATTCAACCACCCCCCCCTTTTGGTGCTATTGCTTGATACAACACAAGGGAAGGGCAGGGAAGAGCGAGAGCAAGAACACAGGCTAAGCATAAGCAATTCTGTGAGCTAAGCTGTGCATCGGCTGTTCTGGATTCAGCATCGGCAAAGATTTAAAGGACCATCATCCACTTTTTCATTACTAATTTTTCTTGATGAAAAGATAGGTTGTGGCTGCTGCCACTCTACTCACAGTTGGATAGAAATAAATGAATACCTAACTCTGATGTCTTTCACAAGGTACAGCAATTCATGAAGCaaagtttttatttgattatttcaagCTTTTAAGCTTCATTTTAATGTTTCTGATCCCTGCAGTCAGTGTCAAGAGTGCGTGAAGAGCTTTTGCAGCTTATAGATGAGGAGGTGCGATCTCACCCTGCATCAAAATGACTAGTGGATTCAACTGATTGATTTGGTAGCATTGTAAGTTGATTTTAGCACACAGCATGCTCATACATCGCATGACGCTCATCTCGAATAGCATTTCCACAGAGATTAGCACACTTTCCATGGCTGGATAATATTATGTTCTCTGGTAAATGCTTCCGTTCTTACAATGTCATGTTTGGACTTTGGATGCTTCGAGAGTAAACTGTAGAACAGACCATGAAAGAGGGAGCAGATGGCGAGAAAGAGGCCATGAAGGCAAAGAATTCTGCAAAATAGGAATGTGATTGCACCAATGGTGGAGCTGAAAAAGATGTGGCTTCCTCCATGTAGTAGTCCAACGAATCGAAGCAAATCTGCATGAAGTGGCAATCTCAGAAGTTTATCAGTAAGggcatttcctttttttgtttcttatgcaATTAGCTATAAAGTGATTCGAATGAGAGAGTGAGCGGCTGCTGCTGTATACCTGAAAGAAAAACTGGGGAAGGAGGGCATACGAGAACTTGTCAGCAATTCGTTCTAAAGACAAAAGTTAGTAACTGAAACCGAGACCATATCGCTGTATTTATGCGATTTGAAGAGTTTGTTGCAGCTAGATTAAAGTAACTTTAAGAGGGTCAAATGTTGGTAGGTATAATTTTAGTGTGCTAGTGTATTGCCGAAGATGCCATTTCTTATTTCTGGTGTGTGCTTTGCCTGTGAATAATGTGATCTCTGTGGTTTGTGCCTATCGTGGATGGTCCAAGAGTCGCCAAATCCTTGAAAGCAAATAAAATTTGCTGGTGCCATTTGGGCAGATGGGAAAACATCTGCTGCAAGACGTTGTAAGAAAGGGAAGTCAGTCGGAAGATGCAAGACTGTGAACTTTTCTGGGTTGTCTCATCAGTGATTCTAGTTTCCATTTGAAGCACTACTGCTTGTACATGTCAACTATGCTGTTCGCGAAATCTCTGATGTTGTTATCAGAGCTCCCGCCTTCTTCCATGGCGATTCTCGCCCTCTCTCTCCACTTCAACGAATTTTCTTTGATCTCTTTCCCCCTCTCTCCTCCCATGACCTGGTTTACGCAGCTTTCGATTTCTTCTCCGGTCACAATCCCTTTCTCGTTCGCACTAACCCTGACACCGACCTTCCACACCTCCGCGATGAACGCCGCGTTTGTTGGTTGGTCGGTCCACTGAGGCATCACCACCATCGGGACGCCCAAGCTCAACCCTTCCATAGTCGAGTTCCATCCACAGTGAGTCATGAAGCAACCGACCGAGCCGTGGCTCAGCACTTGGAGCTGATTGCACCACTTCACCACCAAACCCTTATCACCTAGTAACTCCAGTTCTTGCATGAAATTGCATGGGAGCTTCTTCTCTTCAGACTCTCTCACCACCCACAGGAAGTTGCTCTTCATTCTCTTGAGTCCGATTGCTATTTCCTCCATTTGCTCTTCTCCAAGGGAAGCCAAGCTTCCGAATGCTACGTAGACGACTGAGTCGGCGTCCTTCGAGTCGAGCCACTCGATGCATGTGTCGGCATCGTCGGGTTTGAAGAGGCTGAGTCCAAAATCTTTGTCGTGTTCGATTCTCTGGTCCAAGTACATTGATGGGATCGTTGGTCCTATCGTGAGCGCTGGGCATTGGCTCCCCATCCACTGTACCACCTGCACATTTCAGGAGACTTAGATGCAATGCAATAAATCCATCGCCTGCACTTGCAAGAATGAATTAAATTCCTATCGTTCAATCCACCCTTCTTACAAGAATTTATCACTCCTGTCACGATCGTAGTTCCAAACCTCTGACGAGTGTCTATAAACCTACTTTGTAAAAGGGAAAATCACAGTTCGAATCCCCACAATTTGAATTTCTATTTAATGTTGGGTAtaattattgcaattgtatcaattcttgtctaaatatttttttttgccaattcaatcctaaacattttacatttagccagccggcgttgatgtggacttttttcaataatatttaataatattttgaattttttatgattcttttcACTCTCCTTTTTTCTATTAGTTTTTCCTTTCCCCAGCACTTAGGACTGGCGAGTGTCGCCGGCAACACTCGCCCAGACTTGACAAGGATCAACAACCCTACCAACTCTTGCTAGCCCTAAgtgtgggaaaaaaaatcataaaaaatcaaataattatttaaaaaagtttatgTCGGTGCCAGCCGACCAAATgggctaaattgacataaatgcaaaaagtttgagactaaattaaaattaatatttgggactacattagcataattgcaataggtttgagacttttttggtaatttttcctttaatgtGTCTCAGTCAAAACAAGTCCTTGAACTATTGCCAGTTGTGCAATCTATTTCGTAAAAATTCAACCGCTCAAcctagtccctcaactttccaCAACAAAGTCAAACAAGTTCTTTCATACTATCCATAAGTTTTTATGATTACAATATTGTCCAGATCTTacaatatcttttcatttccaTCAATctcttaaataaataaataaataaattctaaCTTTTTATTAGCTTTTTATACCTTTTTGGTCATTATGAATACTGCAATAGTTCCATATAGCAAAAGTATAACCACAATAGAGTTGTATCAGGTTGATAATCCTACTATTTTAAGTCTTAAATGTCTCCATCagaatagttaaaaaaaaattaatttatctatAGATACTTGTAcctatatattaatttaaatgttgttcctaattttttatattgatcCAAATTATCAAGCTTTTTCGTTTCGCGTTTTCTTTTAGTTAAATCTGtgtgttttccattttcccgTCCAACCACTTCACTATgtacacactttttttttttttggtcgaaactatCCACACATTTATTGAACATATATATGATGCGATAACTCCAACCCACAAGTGCAAGAATCAGTTTGTCCCATCATTCTATCTACCATTCTTAGAGGAATTCTTCATCTCTCCTGTCTCAATCCTCCTACAAGTCTACATCAAGTGTCTACCGCACTACTTTGtaaaatgctttttctttctcttggagAAGATAATTGTGTAGTCTTGGTGAAGTTTAACCATGTATCAAGAAATAATGGGATCCACACCGAGACCAGCTCTCATAAACTTTTTTGGACTGTAATTGGATTTATCTATCAAATAATCTACGGAATGAACGTCGCCTACTGTTCTTTCACATGCGGGAATTTTAATGGGGGTGGAACTaacctcgagctcgagctcggtGAAGCTATTAAACAAGAGCCACTTAGCTCTCGTCACGTTGGAGAACTGGCCCAACACGAGTTTCAGTAGCGCAGGATATGCATCAACGTCGGCCACGAACGAAGGAAGATCGTTCAACCTCAAATTTGACAGGACCGGAGGAACAGAAACATGCCCTTGTCCTTGTGAATATGCTAGAGGAAGCTTTACCGTTCCTTGACGATGAACATGGTGGTAAACGGCGCTAACCGTGCAAGACTGAGTGAAGAACGAAGCTCCGTGCATGCCGTGTTGTATCGCCAAGTCAAGAACCCAAGGCACGATTGAGTCGTACACAAGAACTTTTGCTGGATTATCTTGAGAAGATTGATGTTGCTCTATGAAATTGGTCAGGCTCTTTGTGACCGATACTCTGAAAAGTTCGAAGTAGACATCCAGGCTCAGCTCGTTGGTGTCCACACCCTCGAACCCGTCGGATATGTGCTCGATCTTGATTGAGCTCGTCTCGTCGTTCGTCGAATGGAGGGACTTGGTAGGTTCGGAGATGGGGATTATGAAGGCAACGTTGAGACCCTTCGAGGCTAAGCGTTTCGAGAACTCGAGCATTGGGTTAATGTGACCTTGTGCTGGGAAAGTGAGAACAAGAACATGGATCCTCTCATTTTTCTGTTGCTCCATTTCTCTGTCGGGCTTCAACTCTTTCGGAAGCAGATGGAACGCGAGTGAGAGGTTGATGCTCGTATCGTGAAGCGTTCATGGAATATATAGAACCACACATTGCGCACAAACATTAACCTGCTGAATCGTTTGAATGGTAGTTATACGGATTGGATGAGTATTCATTACTCAAACCCACCTAGTGCTTCCATTTAATTTGAATCACTCGTCATATTACTGTCCCCCCGGACCTTGCCGGCTTCGCATAGATCAGGATGAGGTAGCCTCGCCATAGCCTCATCCACAGCTAGAGAGACCGTGGCCACCTTTGCCCTCAGCCAACCATCCTCACCCAGTACAATGACGAGTTCAGGCCTCGCGAACTAGCTTCGAGTTAAGGCGCGACCACAAGGAGGCCGCGTTAGCCCAAATCTAGGTGAGGCCAACCTCGACACTGGCTAGCATGCTCCGATGACCCTCACCGgtcaatgaaagaaaaaaataaaaagaaagagaaaaaaaataaaaagaaaaaaaatattaagaaattgtccacgttagcaccgtCCCGTCaaattgaccgaattggcaaaagcgcaaaatgtttaggactcaattgacaaaaaaaaaaattgggattgaATAGACAAATTGCAATAGGTTCAtaactattttggtaattttccttataTGGTTACGATCGCGGGAATTCATCACCTTTATAAAGTGTACCTATTTAGACCTAATTTCATTGAAAGGGCAAGACAAGTTAGCCCTGAGCCAATTTGATATACTTAATATTCTAGCAAACCACGAAATTATCGGGACATCGGATTCTCAATTCGTTCATGCAACCTCACGCGCGAGTCTTGCCACATGTGGTCAAGCCATCAGTTTGGACAAAATGCCCCAGACAAGCTTTTAGTGTCGAACGAATCATTCAAATAAAGCAAGTGAAATAGCGAAAGGTCTCgaccaaacaaataaaagataaaCAGCGAAAGGAtaatacttcattttttttttccaatgacgAAGAAACGTGAAACGTAATCATTCTTGCAATTCACATGCCTTATCCACCGCCATATAAGTTAAGCATACAGCTCTTTCATCCTTTATCAGGTAGGGTTTTCCATAATTTTGGCCGAACAATGTGCGGCTATGAAGTCGTCTAAAGAGGCGTCATCCGAGGTACTTGCCAATTTACAGATTGTCTGTTGCTTAAATCCGGAAACTGCATTCCGGGTAacttagggaaaaaaaagaaaataaaaactagaCGCCTGCTTGTATAGTCGTAGTTTCACCAAATAGTAACATTATTCAACACTCCAATGAAAACGGAAGGATCTATACTATACTAGACAATAATTCAAATCAGATTGAGGGTTTCGCGCTTAATAATTAGAGGGCGTCGGTCCAAATTCCGCCAACTGCACACAAAGTGTTCCGGGTCAATATCATATGGacaaatcaaaagatttagatcTAGCAAGTTGACTAAACATGCAGGATGTTCCTCCAAGTAGGACCTAACGAATAGAGACCATAAATTCGAGAAGGAGATGGGGCACAACAAAAGAAACACGAGCTGGCAACGCCAGCTGCAAAATTGACGTCACTGCTTATCGAAGCAAAAGGGGAAGTTTCCTGGAAATCAAAAGAGAGAAGCTGCGAATCTTCCCACGTCATGCACTGTTGTCACAATTTATATCTTTGGTTTTTGTCTGTAAGTGTCACGCTTGATTTCACTCCGGAACAAAAGCGCAGCACCATAGCTGTATAGGATGGTCCAAACGTGCGGTGATAGCTGATAACTACGTACCTTGGCCGTGTTTTCTTTGTCAATCTTAGAAGCCCACAAGAATAGTAATagtaataaaaaagaacaagcaaacaaacaaacaagtcAATCTCAAAGTAGTCAAGTTGGATTTTGTTTGCAACTCGGTAGTCTAAGGTTAAGGATGGAGACGGCAGGAATAGGGTAAAAAAAGGTGATTTTGTTCTTAGTGCCGGTGAGAAATAGAAATATTCCAATCTGCGATGCATCTAGAAATAGTTAGCAACTAATAAACTATGTCAGTCGCACGCCAAGTGAATTCGAGCTCACCTAATGATTAGTCTAAGGGACATGACCGTGTACGTTGACTAAGGAATTTGTTTTTCACAAGTTGCATGTCTCCGTAATTGATGCGTATCTTATTTCTTTTGCATATGATTAAGTGAATATGCATCATGTGCACAAATTAGCCATGTTTATCACAAATTCTTGGATGCCCATATCGGAACTACCTCCTTCATCTACTGCTTCTCTAGCCATCTCTTTCCACCTCAGCGAGTTCTTCCTGATCTCTTCCCCCCTCTCTCCTTCCATGATATCGTTCACGCAACTTGCGATATCTTCTCCGGCCACGACCCTGTGCTCGTTAGCCCTAACCCTAAGGCCGACCTTCCACACCTCAACGATGAACGTGGCATTGGTCGGCTGGTCTGTCCACTGAGGCATCGCCACCATGGGAACACCCAAGCTCAGCGCTTCGAGCGTCGAGTTCCAGCCGCAGTGGGTCATGAAGCAACCGACTGAGCCGTGGCTCAGCACTTGGAGTTGATTGCACCACTTCACCACCAAGCCCTTATCATCGATCCCCACTTCTTGCAGGAAATCGCAAGGGAGCTTCTTCTCCTCCGATTCTCTCACCACCCATAGAAAGTTGCTCTTCATTCTCTTGAGTCCGTTGGCTAATTCTCCCATTTGATCTTCTCCGAGAGAGGCCAAGCTTCCGAATGATACGTAAAGAACGGATTTTGGCGGCTTCGAGTCCAACCATTTGAGGCAAGCTTCTGCTTCGGGTTCGAAGAGGCTGAGTCCGTAATCTTTGTCATCTTCGAGTCTCTTGTCCAAGTAAACAGACGGGATCGTTGGTCCTATGATCATAATCGACCATTGATTCCGCATCCATTTCACGATCTGCTTTCAGTAAACAAAGGCGTATGCAATTTATCACTCTAGATATTGCTCTTCTGTAAATTGTTTCATTTTCATTGAACTTGCATCTCATGTGTTCTAGATTTCTCTTTTCCCCACTTGGTTTAAAAGTAattcttgaaaagataaaaatcctCTCACAAAGTGATACGATGATACTTGTAGCAGGTGTTGATACGATCCACTTATCTAGATAATCACTCGTAATCGAACACACAATTTAGTGAATCAGACGAGATATCCCTAGCACTACTCTGTTCTTTAAGTGAGTTTGGGCCGTATATGATTCGTCGATTCTGTAATACTTACCTCCTCCTCGAGCTCAGCAAAAGAATTGAACAAGAGCCACTTGGCTCTCCGAAAATTGGAGAATTGGCTGAGAGCGATCATGAGCACGGCGGAATACGAATTGAGATCAACAACAAGCGAAGGAAAATCGTCCGGCCCTAAAACCGACATCACTGGAGGATCAGAGAGAACATGGTCTTGTCCGTGGGCAGCTTCCAATGGGAGCTTGACCGTTCCTTGGTGAATCAGGTAATAAATACAACCAACGACGCACGACTGCGTGAAGAACGGAGCTCCATGCATGCCGTGTTGTATTGCTATGTCCAAAGCCCAAAACACGAAGGAATCGTAGACAAGTACTTTCGCGGGCTTCTCTTCGCGAGACTGATGTTTCTGGATAA contains:
- the LOC115745312 gene encoding UDP-glycosyltransferase 74E2-like — protein: MEQQKNERIHVLVLTFPAQGHINPMLEFSKRLASKGLNVAFIIPISEPTKSLHSTNDETSSIKIEHISDGFEGVDTNELSLDVYFELFRVSVTKSLTNFIEQHQSSQDNPAKVLVYDSIVPWVLDLAIQHGMHGASFFTQSCTVSAVYHHVHRQGTVKLPLAYSQGQGHVSVPPVLSNLRLNDLPSFVADVDAYPALLKLVLGQFSNVTRAKWLLFNSFTELELEVVQWMGSQCPALTIGPTIPSMYLDQRIEHDKDFGLSLFKPDDADTCIEWLDSKDADSVVYVAFGSLASLGEEQMEEIAIGLKRMKSNFLWVVRESEEKKLPCNFMQELELLGDKGLVVKWCNQLQVLSHGSVGCFMTHCGWNSTMEGLSLGVPMVVMPQWTDQPTNAAFIAEVWKVGVRVSANEKGIVTGEEIESCVNQVMGGERGKEIKENSLKWRERARIAMEEGGSSDNNIRDFANSIVDMYKQ
- the LOC115745323 gene encoding mogroside IE synthase-like, with product MCRPHGIHVLVLSYAVQSHINPMLQFSRRLASKGLKVTFIIPISAKKSLNLVNSSSIDVVYIPDGSDDVEREKLSFDDSVAHFRVSVVQSLTDFIQKHQSREEKPAKVLVYDSFVFWALDIAIQHGMHGAPFFTQSCVVGCIYYLIHQGTVKLPLEAAHGQDHVLSDPPVMSVLGPDDFPSLVVDLNSYSAVLMIALSQFSNFRRAKWLLFNSFAELEEEIVKWMRNQWSIMIIGPTIPSVYLDKRLEDDKDYGLSLFEPEAEACLKWLDSKPPKSVLYVSFGSLASLGEDQMGELANGLKRMKSNFLWVVRESEEKKLPCDFLQEVGIDDKGLVVKWCNQLQVLSHGSVGCFMTHCGWNSTLEALSLGVPMVAMPQWTDQPTNATFIVEVWKVGLRVRANEHRVVAGEDIASCVNDIMEGERGEEIRKNSLRWKEMAREAVDEGGSSDMGIQEFVINMANLCT